The following coding sequences lie in one Seriola aureovittata isolate HTS-2021-v1 ecotype China chromosome 5, ASM2101889v1, whole genome shotgun sequence genomic window:
- the LOC130169103 gene encoding vesicle-associated membrane protein 8-like: MEQEGMAAEPAPQNKVQDLKDQINVVTDQMKENMKKIIEKNEKVVNLVTRSEEMEEGAKHFKYKSQKVSCSYWWKNVKLNVVVVVVVLLIIILLIIILLATGVIPTKVTETSKP; encoded by the exons ATG GAGCAGGAAGGAATGGCAGCAGAGCCGGCGCCACAGAACAAGGTGCAGGACTTGAAggatcagataaatgtagtCACAGACCAGATGAaggaaaatatgaagaaaatcaTTGAAAAAAACGAAAAGGTGGTCAACCTCGTAACCAGGTCAGAGGAAATGGAAGAAGGG GCTAAACACTTCAAGTACAAGTCTCAGAAAGTGTCTTGCTCCTACTGGTGGAAAAACGTCAAGCTGAATGTGGTCGTGGTGGTGGTCGTACTCCTCATCAttatcctcctcatcatcatcctgctgGCCACCGGAGTCATCCCTACTAAAGTCACTGAGACCTCCAAGCCATAA
- the vamp8 gene encoding vesicle-associated membrane protein 8: MDIDPERGGMAAAPEPQDKVQTLKDQVDGVKSIMTQNVDRILARGERLDDLMGKSEDLQAGAQHFKQTSQKVARSYWWKNVKLIVVIVVVVLIIVLIIILLATGVIPVSSPLPPIVNPTNKP, encoded by the exons ATGGACATTGATCCG GAGCGGGGAGGAATGGCGGCAGCGCCGGAACCGCAGGACAAGGTGCAGACCTTGAAGGATCAGGTAGATGGAGTTAAAAGCATCATGACGCAGAATGTGGACCGGATCCTGGCCCGAGGGGAGAGACTCGACGACCTCATGGGCAAGTCAGAGGACCTGCAAGCAGGG GCTCAGCACTTCAAGCAGACGTCTCAGAAAGTGGCTCGCTCCTACTGGTGGAAGAATGTGAAGCTGATCGTGGTCATCGTGGTGGTCGTCCTCATCATtgtcctcatcatcatcctgctgGCCACTGGAGTCATCCCCGTCAGTTCTCCCCTGCCTCCTATAGTCAATCCCACCAATAAgccataa